In a single window of the Raphanus sativus cultivar WK10039 chromosome 9, ASM80110v3, whole genome shotgun sequence genome:
- the LOC108826534 gene encoding uncharacterized protein LOC108826534: protein MAGKVCMMMALIMIGCVLQACNGANVDEAKPQDSRVVCFTACSIACGKQNKPCYDGCLTKCGLPQRPSKPTTSSAPSTTA from the coding sequence atggcgGGAAAAGTGTGTATGATGATGGCACTTATCATGATAGGGTGTGTTTTACAAGCATGCAATGGAGCCAATGTTGACGAGGCCAAGCCACAAGATTCAAGAGTCGTTTGCTTCACAGCCTGTTCCATTGCCTGTGGCAAACAAAACAAACCTTGTTACGATGGATGTTTGACCAAGTGTGGTCTCCCACAACGACCTTCTAAGCCAACAACATCTTCAGCACCTTCTACCACCGCTTGA
- the LOC108827910 gene encoding uncharacterized protein LOC108827910 has product MSEKLVSRRGDCYYQGNYVHGAYGEYLEKRQLFLRSYQFSRKQSFREKATMSLRRVKRFVWTRLRTAKRLKRVVLSRLRTAFFYRRKRFYRLLHLHDEPSYCF; this is encoded by the coding sequence ATGAGTGAGAAGCTCGTCTCCAGAAGAGGAGACTGTTACTACCAGGGAAACTACGTCCATGGAGCATATGGAGAGTACTTGGAGAAGAGACAGCTGTTTCTCAGAAGCTACCAGTTCTCCAGGAAACAGAGCTTCAGGGAGAAGGCTACGATGTCTTTGAGGAGAGTGAAGAGGTTTGTGTGGACGAGGTTGAGAACAGCTAAGAGGTTGAAACGCGTTGTCTTGTCTCGACTCAGAACGGCGTTTTTCTACCGCCGGAAACGCTTTTACCGACTCCTTCACTTGCACGACGAACCTTCTTACTGCTTCTAa
- the LOC108827909 gene encoding uncharacterized protein LOC108827909, which produces MVLAPATMRSLFLTISPLFFFLLTILASTVTEPRPTPILRHDNQSSDLFSAISDMRRESYYGFVTLLHILNDTGFFRNQEITFLMPNDEDISQADMSQESLETFILRHTIPAWLMINHMLRFPNKTLVPCSIPDKMFTITKSGGSGLYVNNARIVSPNICQNSRISCHGISNVITFDEDSFPKGKLPHKMLSSRITSPRH; this is translated from the coding sequence ATGGTTTTAGCACCAGCTACTATGAGATCTCTCTTCCTAACAATATCTCCCttgttcttcttccttctcacGATTCTTGCATCCACAGTAACCGAGCCACGTCCAACTCCCATACTTAGACACGACAACCAAAGCAGCGACCTCTTCTCCGCCATTTCCGACATGAGAAGAGAATCATACTACGGTTTTGTCACACTTCTCCACATCCTCAACGACACAGGCTTCTTCAGGAACCAAGAGATCACTTTCTTGATGCCAAACGACGAGGATATCTCTCAAGCGGACATGAGTCAAGAGAGTCTTGAGACGTTTATACTAAGACACACGATCCCTGCGTGGCTTATGATCAACCACATGCTTCGCTTCCCTAACAAAACTCTTGTCCCTTGTAGCATCCCTGATAAAATGTTCACAATTACAAAGTCTGGTGGGTCTGGACTTTATGTGAACAATGCGAGGATTGTTTCTCCTAATATTTGTCAGAACTCTCGCATATCGTGTCATGGAATCAGTAATGTTATTACGTTCGATGAAGACTCGTTTCCAAAGGGAAAATTACCACACAAAATGTTATCATCAAGAATCACTTCGCCCAGGCACTGA
- the LOC108827905 gene encoding glutamate--tRNA ligase, cytoplasmic — MERIKLSFPADTPPLSVIAALHISSSPVTIDSSSAATTVPTLVFSDGRKLSGTPVLLRYVARSAPSLLPDFYGRDAFESSQIDEWLDYASVFSSGSEFENACSRVDNYLQSSTFLVGYSLTIADVAVWSALSGSGPRWESLRKSKKYQNLVRWFNSISLEYAEPLSKVAAYTVKKVSGKPVATASSKQADANNNDKGGKPEVDLPGAVMGKVRLRFAPEPSGYLHIGHAKAALLNKYFAERYRGEVIVRFDDTNPAKESNEFVDNLVKDIGTLGIKYERVTYTSDYFSELMSMAEKLMREGKAYVDDTPREQMQKERMDGIDSKCRSHSVEENLNLWKEMIEGSVRGLQCCVRGKLDMQDPNKAMRDPVYYRCNPMPHHRIGNKYKIYPTYDFACPFVDSIEGITHALRSSEYHDRNAQYYKVLEDMGLRRVEIYEFSRLNLVYTLLSKRKLLWFVQQGLVGGWDDPRFPTVQGIVRRGLKIEALIQFILEQGASKNLNLMEWDKLWSINKKIIDPVCPRHTAVVEERSVLLTLSDGPDEPFVRLIPKHKKFEGAGEKATTFTKRIWLEGADASVISVGEEVTLMDWGNTIVKEVTKDEEGRVTALSGVLNLQGSVKTTKLKLTWLPEINELVKLTLTDFDYLITKKKLEEDDEVATFVNPYTKKETLALGDSNMRSLKSGDVIQLERKGYYRCDVPFVKPSKPIVLFSIPDGRQHQPLTAK; from the exons atggaaaggatCAAACTTTCTTTCCCAGCGGACACTCCACCACTTTCAGTCATCGCTGCTCTCCATATCTCATCCTCTCCGGTGACCATTGACTCCTCCTCCGCCGCAA CCACCGTCCCTACTCTCGTATTCTCCGACGG GAGGAAACTGAGTGGGACTCCCGTTCTTCTCCGCTACGTTGCTCGATCAGCTCCCTCGCTTCTTCCTGACTTCTACGGCCGCGATGCCTTTGAATCTTCTCAG ATTGATGAGTGGTTAGATTACGCTTCTGTCTTCTCCTCTGGCTCAGAGTTCGAGAATGCTTGCTCTCGCGTTGATAACTACCTTCAGAGTTCCACCTTTCTTGTCGGCTACTCTCTTACCATTGCCGATGTTGCCGTTTGGTCTGCTCTTTCTG GATCCGGTCCAAGATGGGAGAGTTTGAGGAAATCCAAAAAGTATCAGAACCTCGTTAGATGGTTCAACTCGATATCGCTCGAATACGCCGAGCCTCTCAGCAAGGTAGCAGCGTATACCGTGAAGAAAGTCTCAGGGAAGCCTGTTGCTACTGCATCATCAAAACAAGCAGATgctaataataatgataaaggAGGTAAACCTGAAGTGGACTTGCCTGGTGCAGTAATGGGAAAGGTCAGGCTCCGGTTCGCTCCCGAACCGAGCGGTTATCTCCACATCGGACACGCGAAAGCAGCCTTGCTGAACAAGTACTTCGCCGAGAGGTACCGAGGGGAAGTGATCGTGCGTTTCGACGACACTAACCCTGCTAAAGAGAGCAACGAGTTCGTCGACAACCTCGTCAAGGATATCGGTACCTTGGGGATCAAGTATGAGAGAGTGACCTACACTTCTGATTATTTCTCTGAACTCATGAGCATGGCGGAGAAGCTGATGCGTGAGGGGAAGGCTTACGTGGACGACACGCCGAGGGAGCAGATGCAGAAAGAGAGGATGGATGGGATTGATTCCAAGTGTAGGAGCCATAGCGTTGAGGAGAATCTCAACCTATGGAAGGAGATGATTGAAGGAAGCGTGAGAGGGTTACAGTGCTGCGTCCGTGGGAAGTTAGACATGCAAGATCCTAACAAAGCGATGCGTGATCCTGTTTATTACAGATGCAACCCTATGCCTCATCACCGTATAGGGAACAAGTATAAGATATATCCAACGTATGACTTTGCTTGCCCGTTTGTTGATTCCATCGAAGGTATAACGCATGCTCTTCGGTCTAGTGAGTATCACGACCGGAATGCTCAGTACTATAAGGTTCTTGAGGACATGGGGCTGAGGAGAGTTGAGATTTATGAGTTTAGTAGGTTGAATCTTGTTTACACTCTTTTGAGTAAGAGGAAGCTTCTCTGGTTTGTTCAGCAGGGTTTGGTTGGTGGGTGGGATGATCCACGCTTCCCTACGGTCCAAGGCATTGTCCGTAGAGGTTTGAAGATAGAGGCTCTGATTCAGTTCATTCTCGAGCAGGGTGCTTCTAAGAATCTGAACTTGATGGAGTGGGACAAGCTCTGGTCTATTAACAAGAAGATCATCGATCCTGTGTGTCCTAGACATACGGCTGTGGTTGAAGAGAGGAGTGTGCTGTTGACGTTGAGTGATGGTCCTGATGAGCCGTTTGTCCGTTTGATACCGAAGCACAAGAAGTTTGAAGGTGCTGGAGAGAAGGCTACCACGTTTACCAAGAGGATATGGTTGGAAGGGGCTGATGCGAGTGTTATCTCTGTTGGTGAGGAAGTGACTCTGATGGATTGGGGAAATACTATTGTGAAAGAGGTTACTAAAGACGAGGAGGGTCGTGTCACTGCGTTATCTGGCGTCTTGAATCTCCAAGGATCTGTGAAGACTACAAAGCTGAAGCTCACTTGGCTGCCTGAGATTAATGAGTTGGTCAAGCTTACATTAACAGATTTTGATTACTTAATCACTAAGAAGAAG ctggaggaagatgatgaggttGCTACATTTGTGAATCCTTACACGAAGAAGGAAACGTTAGCACTTGGTGATTCGAATATGAGGAGTCTGAAGAGTGGAGATGTGATTCAGCTTGAGAGGAAAGGCTATTACAGATGTGATGTTCCTTTTGTCAAGCCATCCAAGCCCATTGTCTTATTCTCAATTCCAGATGGAAGGCAACACCAACCATTAACGGCTAAGTGA
- the LOC130500346 gene encoding probable germin-like protein subfamily 2 member 5, whose translation MASTASHLVVVVTMLVSAMAVVAESNTLQDFCVADLSNAVKVNGYTCKDSTQVTPEDFYFQGLATAKNAANSSTGAIVTGATVEKLPGLNTLGLSMSRIDYAPNGLNPPHVHPRASEVIFVLEGQLYVGFVTTAGKLVAKYINKGDMFVFPKGLLHFQKNIAGSAPASVLAAFDSQLPGTQSLVATLFGALPDNILVESFKIKPKQVKTIKARYQPKK comes from the exons ATGGCGTCTACAGCTAGCcatcttgttgttgttgtcaccATGTTGGTCTCAGCCATGGCCGTAGTAGCAGAATCCAACACGCTTCAAGATTTTTGTGTTGCTGATTTGTCCAATG CTGTCAAGGTCAACGGCTACACATGCAAGGACTCAACACAAGTAACACCTGAAGACTTCTACTTCCAAGGCTTAGCCACAGCCAAAAACGCTGCAAACTCCTCCACAGGAGCCATTGTAACCGGAGCCACCGTGGAGAAGCTACCAGGACTCAACACTCTCGGCCTCTCCATGTCCCGCATAGACTACGCACCAAACGGCCTAAACCCACCCCACGTTCACCCACGTGCCTCCGAGGTCATCTTTGTCCTAGAAGGTCAGCTCTACGTCGGCTTCGTGACAACCGCTGGAAAACTCGTAGCCAAATACATCAACAAAGGAGATATGTTCGTTTTCCCCAAAGGGCTTCTCCATTTCCAGAAGAACATTGCTGGATCAGCTCCAGCTTCTGTCCTAGCAGCTTTTGATAGCCAGTTGCCTGGAACGCAGTCGCTCGTGGCAACTCTCTTTGGAGCTCTTCCTGACAACATTCTCGTTGAGTCGTTCAAGATCAAACCCAAACAGGTTAAGACAATCAAGGCCAGATACCAACCAAAGAAATGA